The genomic interval GGCATTGGTAATGATTACGTTAGCCGCCTGCGCGCCATCCACGCTATCCACACCCGAAAATACCCTCGTTGCGCCTGTGACGGAAGCGCCGACAGAAAGCCCAACCGCGCAGGGGAACGGTTGCCCTGCTGAGATAGCAGGCATGAAACTGCTGATAAACGAGGAGAATGGATACTGCCTGCTGTACTCCGCTGACCACTCCGTGATTCTGCCGCATTTGATTGTCATCAATCCCGTCAATGCGCCTGGGGATGTCCCTGGGGAGGCTTGGGCGGAAATCGTGATGGAGCCAGCGTCGGGTCGCACCGCGGCGCAAGTGGCGGACGCTCAAATTGCAGAATGGGGTGAGGGCTTCGGCATCACGCGGAGCGAGATTCTGGTGGACGGTCAGCAGGCAATTGTGGTGGACGGACTCCCCGGTCCGGACTCGCAACGCAAGGTTTTCGTGGTCGGCAACGAGCGTCTCTACACCTTGGCGTTCCTGCCGTGGTTTCCTTCCAATGACCCGAGCCAACCTACGCCGCTGGAAAATCTATATGCGACGATTGTGGGAACGATTCACTTTTTGCCGTAGGATGCGGGCTTTCACTCAAAACGCAAACCCAAAAGCGATCGCCATCCCGCACAGCATCACATCGAAGACAACCAGCAACAGCCACATCAGCCACTGCGCGTGCGCCTTTTTCTCCAGCACCGCATCGGAGGGGTTGTTCGGATCGTAGAACACTATCACCTGCGCGCCTTAGGGATATTTCGCGATCACCCGCCCCGCGCCCGTGCCGCCCACTTCCATCCCCGGCGCGATCTTTGCGCCTTGATACGTCTGCCCGCCGACTTGATACGAATATTGCACAACGGGATAATTCACGCTTCCGCTGTCGCCTGAACGCCTGCGCTCCAAATAGGATGCCAGCACCGTTCCCATCGCAGACGACCAACCTTGCACCGCGTTCATTTTCCGCTGGGTGAAAAAAATAATCGCAAGAAAGACCACGTTCAATATTACGAAAACACAACCAAGAATTCCAACTGTCAGCATGGATTCGTTGCTCATATCTGCTCCTTGTTGTTTGTACTTCGTATTACGTACTTCGTATTGCGTATTCCGCACCGCGTATTACGTAGTACGCAGTATTCATCCCTCATCCCTGAACAAAAGTCTCCAATCTCCAGTCTCTAATCTCCAATTCTCCAATTACGAATTACCACTTACCAATAACTCCCTCACCTCACCGTCACCTGCACCACCGCGCTATCCACGTGCTGATCGGTTCTCACTACCTGCAACTGTATGGCATACAACCCGCTCAAGCCATCCGTGTTCCACTCGGCGAGTAGACCATTGGTCACGGGCGCGTTGCCTTCGCCGATCTGAATCCACTCTTGCGGATTGAGTCCCTGCCCGATCAATACGCGATATGATGCAAAGTCTGCGCCAGCCGCGGTGCCGTTGACTTGCACCACTCCGCCCACCTCCGCAAACAATTCGGGGAAAGTGATATTCACATCGGGATTCGTCGGCGGGGCTTGAATGACATCATACGAGGAAGGCGGAATCGCCACGCCCGCGCTCTCTGCCCACGCGCGCGCATCGGACGGAACGACAAGATACACGCGCTCCTCAATTAATTGCGGCAACGTGAACACGGTGGCAAGCAAACCTGTCTCGCGGTTGATGGCGTACTTGCGATACATGTTATCGGCTTGCACAGGTTCGTTGCCCTGCAAGAAAACTTCATTCACCACGTTGGGACAATCCGATGTCGGCAACATGCCCGACGGATCGCACACATTGATCACCGAAACACCCGCAGGCAATGACCAATCTTCGGCGGGTAAATTTTGCGAGGCAACTTGCATCAACGCGTTCCACAACACACTGGAAATGCGCGGCGATAAATTTGTTGATTCGCGCGAACCTGCCCACACAGCAACCACGCGCAACGGCGAATAACCGATCGTCCACGCATCGAGCGCGTCTTCAGTTTGACCCAACATCACCGCGGCGGGTCTGCCTACGTTGAACGCGCTTGAATGATCCACACGCGCCGATTCATCGCTCAGCGAATGATTGATCAAATACGCAAGCGCGGGCGTGACCACAGGCTTCGCTTGCGGCGTCGTCCAATCGAGCCACACGCTGTCGTCGTTGCCCTCCACTTTCAAAATCGTCACCGACGTAAATTCATCATTGATGCTCTGCCCAAAATGCACGCCCTGCTCCGCGAACACGCCATACGCGCTCGCCGCGTCCACCAACGACAGATCAACGTTACGCGCGACTCCAAACGACGACATGATGTTGTCCACATTTTCAACGCCCATTTGCGATAGCACTTGCGCGGCGGGCGCGGGATAATCGTTCACCAACGCTGTCCGCAAACGGATGGGTCCGTGATACGCGCCGTCAAAATTTTGGATTTCCGTTTTACCGGGGATGTCCCACACTAATGAAGCGGGACTCAAGCCTCGGGTGAATCCAGTCAAATAGACAAACGCGTCTAACGCGGACCCCGACCTGTGCGCGCCTACGAGAGGCGTTTCTCGCCCCTCGAACGTTTCGCCGACCACCGCGAGGATTTGTCCCGTTGTTGGATCGGTGATGATCGCGCTGGCAGATGAATCGGGAATCGTGACCGAAGGCGGCAGAGCGGATAAGAATCGCAACGAGTCACATTGAATGGATGGATCAGGCAGACCCGCGAGTCGCGCCGCGTAAAACGCGCTGACGCATGAGGCTTGTTGTTGCACATTGAAATCCAATGTTGAGATGATCGTCAAGCCGCCGCGTTCGATACGCGCGCGCGGGAATTGCGAATCCAATTGGGCGAGGAGCAGGTTGACGAAAGCCGCGGCAGGTTGAACGTCGGGAGGAGGCGGTGGCTGAAAGAAGGGAGATTCTCCCAGCGCGTTGGCTGTCGCTTCGTCCGATAAAAATCCAAGAGCCGACATCTTCCGAATCGTTTCGTGTCCGCGTTCGATGGCAGTCTGCGGCGCGTCGTGCGGATTCAGACTCGGCGAGTCGCTCACCGCCGCGAGGATGGCGGACTCGGCAGTGGAAAGTTGCGTGGCGGATTTTCCGAAGTAGAGTTGCGCCGCGCTTTCGGCGCCGAACGCATAGCGACCGAAGTGCGCCGAGTTGAGATACCACTCGAGGATTTGTGCGCGCCCGAATTGCGACGTGATCTGCGCGGCGAGGATGCGTTCACGCAACGCGCGTCGGAATGATGGCGGCTCGTTGAAGAGGAGGAGATCGGAGACGAGTCGTTGCGCGAGGGTGGTGTGTAATTGGTAATTGGTAATTGTGGCGAGGTCGTAGCCCGCGTGATCGTAAAAATTTGGGTCGGAGGTGGCGATGACGGCGTCGGCGAGGGATTGAGGAAGATGTTGCGGGTTTGCGTCGCTGAGGGGAATGTAACGGCGCGGAGAATCATCGGGCGCGAAGGTGAATAAAATATGTTCGCGCGTGCGGTCATAGATGCGCGTGGGTTGGAGGAGGAGCCCGTTGGGAGGATTGAGGAGAATTGGGAGAGTTTGTATCGAGGGCAGGTCGCGCGTGAGGCTCACATACGCAAACGCAGTGACGATGATGAGCGCGGCAATCACCAACGAAAGGATCATCCCCGCGCTGACGAAGAGACTGCGCTTGCGAGAGTCGCTGGCGTGTTGTTTGGCGAGTCGCCGCTCGCGCCGCGCGCGCAGGATGGGGAGGGTGGAGGGCATGGGGGAATTGTAAAGGCTTGTCGTGAGTTTGTCGAAGGGAGGAAGGAGGAAGGATGATTATGGAGGAAAGACGAAAGAGGAAAGATGGTGGAAAGTAGAAAGTGGATTATGGTGTTATTGTGAATTTCACCCCTCGATCAATTCCCCCTGTCATTTCATCAAAGTAGCTTTTCTAATTCAGGGATCAAGGGCGGCAAGTCGTTTTGGACTGTATCCCACATTACTTTTTCATCCACCTTGAAATACACGTGCACGATCCGATTCCGCATGGCGCGCATCAAACTCCATGGGATGGAAGTGTGCGCTTCTTCCACTTCTTCGGGAATTTGATTCGCCGCCTCGCCAATGATGATGAAATTCATCTCGACCGCGCGAATCGATTTATCGTCTTCCTTGAATGTTTCGAAATCCATGTCCGCTGTGAATTTCTGGATTTCGGCAATCGCGCTGAGAATATCACGAATACGGTCCTGCCAGCCTCTAGGTGACATGGATCAATTCCCCCATCACGCGCTCGCGAATGTAGGGTTTCAAGCTGTCGGGAGTCCCAAGGTCAACGGGACAGCCGAGTAATTTTTCAAGGTAATCCTGCAACGCGAACAAGCCGAAATAACCGACGGGGCGGTTGAACTCGACGAGCAAATCCACATCGCTGGAGGTTGTGGCGTCATTCCGCGCGACAGAGCCAAACAGCAACAGGGATTTGACGCCGAATTGTCTTTCCATTTCGGCGTTCTTTTGCCTCAAGAGTTGAATAACGGCTTCCTGTTTCATGTCGAATATTATACGCTATCCTTCGATCAAATCTCCCAGCCATTCCATCAACCCGCCTGAGCCATTTTCTGGCAGATCGCTCTTCACGGTTCCAGTCCAGCCGTTGATCAACACGAGATGCTCGCGCCCGCCGAAGGGAAGTTCGGTCATCCACACAGGGAGCAGGGTGAGGCGGAAGGATTCGACCATCATCTTTGACGATGATGTGGAAATGAGTTGCGCGGGGGCGATGAGCGCAGGCAGTTCGCGTTTGTAGCGGGCGAGCGCTTGCACGCGAGCGTCGAGCGAGGCTTCCGCCATCGGGATGTCGTACACTTCGGCGGGCCAGTTCGCAAGATAACCCGCTTCGTATGGCTTGACGGCTTTCAATTCAAAGGTGGGAATCAATTGTTGGAAGACGCCTGAAAGTTTTCGCGCGGCAGGGATGGGCAGGTCGTTGATCAAAACGGGATACGAATCGGAGACGCGCTTCATCCGCATTTCAGATGTTGGTTGGCCGAAAACACCTTTATCATTTTCATACATTTCGCCCACATACTGAATTTCACCGCCGATGTCGAATGTCCATAACGGGAGATAAACGCCGCGCGGCAGATCAACTTTCTTTTCGGGTTGAATCTTGTTTTTCTCCACCCATTCGACCAAATATTTGATCGCGCGTTGTTGATCGAATTGATGCGGGATGATGCCATCGGGCGCGAGCAGTTGCTCCTCCGATTCCCAGTTGACGACGTGAGGCGAGCCGCAATAGACGCATGTGGTTGAAATTTGATTCGGCGGCAGGATGAACTCGCATCCGCAACCTTCGCAGTGGAAGACTTGCTGGTTCAACGGCTTGCCGTGTCCGCGCGCGGTTGCCATGGCGACGATGAAATCCTTTTCCCCCGCAAGGGGGGCGGCGCCGGGTTGCCCAACAAACTTTTGATTGCGCGAACAGTATTCGCACGTCAGCGATTGACCGTCGGGAGAGAACGACATCCGCCCGCCGCATTTGGGACACATGAATCGCTCGGCGTCTGCGGAGCGCAATCCCTCAGGCGGGAGAGGCAGATGGTCGGGGTCAACGATCTCGTCCGCTTTGAGTTTGCCGTCGAGGATCGCCAGCGCGCGCCGCGCCCGCGCGTGTTGCAGATTATGCGCGAGGCAATTTTCCAACGCTTTGCGCTTTTCGGCTTTATCGTCAATCAACTGGCTCATCCAAAACCATGTTTCGGCGAGGACATCGTGATCGTGGCTCATGTAGGCGGCGCGATCCAAGTAGCGGAGCGCGGCGTCTTTGTGTCCCGCCTTCGCTTCGATGATTCCACTGCGTAATAATTCTCTGCCGTAATCGCTGAACATCAATTAAATCTCCTTTACGGACCCGCGCACACATAATGGATCAACAAGTCGCTTCGATCTCTCGCATTTCCATCTATGGACAATTCACCGGGATAATAATCTCCGCGCGTGAGAAGCGCAATGACCATATCTTGCGGATTGGGAGTATCAACCATCAGTTGTATCTCAAACTCCCCGCCGCGCGAATCAGGCGGAAGGTCGGCAGGAATCGTCAGGTAGTCCTCCGGCACGATCTCTCGGAAGGGTATCCCTTTTTGAGCGACGATATTTTGCCTCTCGTCCAAGATGGTGAACAACAATTTTCCATCCGAATCATCAGGCACAGATTTGATGAACACAGACACCGACTGCAATCTGCCGCAGAAATTCGTAAACGACTGGCGGACTTCAACCCCATCATAAATTTCGGCTTGCGGGGCGTCTTCCTTTTCAAGATTTTTGTAGGTGGGCAGGGCGCACATCCCTCCTACATAGGCGTCATAGCCGCAGTAGGTGTAATAGGTTGTGTAGATGCCGATGGAGAAAAACACAGCGGTCAGCAGGATCGAGCCGAGACTAAAAAATTCCGCGAGCCGTCGTCTTTGTTCATTCGCCGCGACCAACCCTGCGAGACCCAGAAAAAACATCGGCGCGTATGGGATGTAATAGCGTCCATGCTTTGCGAGGGCAAGGACTCCGCCGGTGGCGTAATTCCCAACGAAGGCGACCGTGTAGGTTACGATACAAGCAAACACGAAGAACCCGATCAAAAAGAATCGAACCCCGCGAGGGATCGTCACACGTCCCGGCTCGGCAACGAATGCGGCGATGAGACCGATCAGCCAAATCAGATACAGCGGACTGGGGACTTTGCCTGCCCAATATCCATACGCGGCGATCCAGCCTTGGACTTGATACGGAAACGTCAGAACCATTCCCTGCACGAGCGGCGTGATGAATCCCATCGGGTCCGAAAGCATCGAACTCATCTGGCGCGGGACGCTTTGCTCTCCGCCTTGTCCGTATGTCGAAACATTGGTCGCGTAGACCGACCAGCCAACATTGAATATAGCCGATGCCGCCAACACGACGCCTAACAATAGAATCCATTTTTTTGAGGGGAAAGGATGCCGAACGAGAAGCAATAACAGCGGAAACAAAATAATCGCGCCGGGCTTTGCGCATCCCAGCAACAATGAAAGAAGGACCAACGCCCAAAGAGACGAAGACTTAATCTCCTGCTTTTCGTTCAGATAGATTCCGAGGACCAAACCGATGAAGGCGAAACTAAGTCCGTTCGTGAAGCCGTCCCCGTTCAGCGTGGACGCTTGAAACATGGCGCTGGGTGAAAGCGCGAGCAAAGCAAAGACCCACTTGCCGAACGGAATTTTGCGGATGGCGAAATATCCGCACAGGACATAGATCATCAACCCAGTGATCCGCAGAAGAATGATCGTCGGCAGAATTGGGAAATCGAACTTCCACCATAAGTATCTGCCGAGCAATGCCTGCGGTAAAAAAATGACAGGCGAATAGATGGACTGCGTCCCCTGCCCGTAACGAAGATTATCAGAAGCGCCAAACCGCCGCAGAAAATTTTCGCGGCTGAACAAGTCGAAGGCAGGCGACTGCGCGAGCCTGCGTTGATACGAAAGTTCAAACACCTCCTGGTGAATGCTCACGTTTGAAAAAACGGGCAGGTACTCATTCTCCGACATGTAATAAATGCGCACGAGATGCCGCTCTTCGTCGAAGCCCGCTCCATACGGAATTGTCACGCAATAAAAAATTCCGATCAGCAAGCCAGCGATCAGAAAAAAATTTGCCGCGTCAAACAATTTATTTTTTCGTTCGATCACTCCGCGTTCTCCTTTCGCTTGCGCGCAATCGCATCCGTCATCTTTGCCACGCGCGTCATCTCTTTCACATCATGCACGCGGATGATGTCTGCGCCGCGCGTGATGCCCACTGCCACGGTCGCGGCTGTCCCTTCGACTCGCTGGTCGGCGGGCAGATCGAGCGTGAAGCCGATGAACGATTTTCTGGATGAGCCCAACAGCACGGGATACCCCAACGCGCGGATTTCATCCAGCCTGTTGATCAACTCGAGATTATGCTCGCGCTTCTTTCCGAACCCGATGCCTGGGTCCAAGATTATGAGCGACTCTTCCACCCCGGCCTTTTTCGCGATCTCCACGCTGACGAGTAGCTCGCGCTTCACATCTTCGATCAGATCTTCATACTCGGAGCCAATGTACGCATTCCCAAGCCGCTCACGGACTTCGACACTCGCGGGATTACTGCGGTTGTGCATCAGGATCACTGGCACACGAAAAGCCGCCGCAACCGAAGCAAGCCGAGGGTCGGCACGAAGCGCCCAGACGTCGTTGAGAATGTTCGCGCCTGCTTTGAATCCCGCCTCGGCAACATCCGCTTTGGAGGTGTCAATCGAGATGAGCGCGTCGGGAAAATTTTTGCGGATGTCTTGAATGACGGGGATCACGCGCGCGAGTTCTTCCTCGGCGGTGACGGGTTGCGAACCGGGGCGAGTCGATTCGCCGCCGATGTCGAGGATGTCTGCGCCGTTTTTCAAAAATTGTTTTGCTTGTTCGAGTGCGGGAGACTTGCCCTCACCCCGTCCCTCTCCCGAGGGGAGAGGGGGTATCAGCCCGTCGCCTGAAAATGAATCGGGCGTGATGTTGAGGATGCCCATCACGTATGTTTTGCTTCCCCACTTGAATGTGAAGTTTCCAACTTGCAGAGAGTCGGATTTCATCGCGCGTGTTTGTTTGTATGCAACTTGCGCTTCGACTGCGCGGCGCGAACATCACGCGCCACTCCGCTCAGCGCGGAAATCATGGGATCTGATCCAACGGGCGCGCGAGCCAGGCTTCGGCTTCGTTGATGTCGGAAAAAATTTTCATCGCGGCGGCGGTGCCTGCCAGCGCGAGCGCGGCAACTTCGCGGATCGAGCCTGCCACTTTTTCATCGGCGACGACAACCGCGACGCGAATATTTCTTGCAGACGGATCGCTGTTCGCTTCGACCGCCGCGCGGATGGCTTTTTCGGGAATCTCTTTCACCGCGCGTAAGTCGTATAAATTTCGCGTGCGTCCTGTTGCGCCAAGCAAATGTTCCATCGCAAATTCGCGCCAATCGTTGAGAGTCGCGTCGGATAGATCGGTAAAGGTAAGCGTCATGCCGCCATCGCCGCGCCGCACGACGGTCATGCCGACGCCGGGTTTGGGTTTCCAATTGAGGGGTTTGATTTCAGTCATGGGAATGCCTCCGAGGTGATTATATCGTACCAAACCTCTTTACCGCGAAGCGCGCGAAGAACGCGAAGAAAACCTTTAACTCTTTGCGACCTTAGCGGTCTTTGCGGTTCGTTTTTTCCAACACACTCAGGATGTATTCCGCCGTGCGTTTGCCCGACATTCCATCGGTGAAGGTGATCTCATCCGCGACGAATTTCCGCCTCTCCTCCGCGTCGACGGTTGGATTCGCCAAGTAGAGATTTAACGCGTCTCGAAGCTGACTCTCGTTTTCGGCGACGCGTCCTGCTTTCGCCTCGCGGAATCGTTTGTGCGTGGGCCAGTCGCCAATCTCTTTCAGTGACAGTGAAAATTTATTTTTCTTATTCCACCCCCCAGGGATATCAATCGTCGCGGCGATCATCGGCGTATCGTGGACAGCGGTCTCGACCAGCATCGTCGAATAGACCGTCACCACTACATCCGAATATGCCATCATGGAGGATTTCTCGTCCATGTCTTCGCCGCCGTAGTAGCCGAGCGATCCGCCCAACGCGACGGGTTGGACAACGTGGACGTGCGGATATTTCTTCTCTAAATCAAATACTCTTGCGCGTTCTTCGGCGAAGATCTTCGGCCTATCCTGAAAATGACTCGGGTGCAGTCGAATCAACAACTGCGAAGGTTCTGCCAACGAATCGGATGAGACCAACTTCGCCAATGCTTCGATGTTCGGATAGTTCGGCGCGAAATGGACAAAACTACTGGCGTACGAAATTAATTTGCGATTGGGATCGAGTTTATGTAACTTGAAATATTCATCACGCGGCATGAGCCATTGCTTGCGGAAGTATCCATCATACGATGGGATGCCGCCGATATTGACGTTTTCAGGCTGCCAGTCCGAGCCGTAGACCAGTTCATCCTTTTGCAGTTGCGACCAACACGTTGCATACTGCACACCCGCGCCTGAGACGTTGTACGACGATGAATTGTCCCAGCCGACGATGACGGTCATGTTTGGGATTCCGCGTTTGGCGGATTCGCGCAGGAGGTAACGATCCATGCGCCAGCCTGGAGTCGAAGCGATGACTAAATCGGGTTCGTATTTGTCGAATAAGTCAGAATAAATATTTGTTGTGAAGCGATTTTGAATCTTCACAAGGAGTTTTCTTGCCCATGAAAAATTTCGCAATAACAAAATCATCAATGCAGATGGAATCCAAATCCCTAAGCGAAACTTCCAACCGTTCTCTGCCCACACTTCCCAGATGTGACTGTCCATGGCTTCGGTGTTGATGCGGCGCGAACCGCCGACGCGGCGCAGGTAGGCGAGGAGCCATTGGAGGCGGGGTTGAATTTTTTTGGCATAGTCGTTGGCTTGTTGGAGGCGGAGGCTTTCGAATGTAAGACCGTGAAGCGTGAAGCGTGAGGCGAGCTGTGCGACAATCGCATCATCGGTGAGGAGGATGACGTCGACGCCCGCGTTGAGCAATGTTGGGATAACGTCGCTTTGCAGGAAGTAGATGATCGCCATGCCGTGGTCGGCGGAGATGAAGATTCTTTTAGTCATGTAGTTTGGTGGTCGCGTGGTTGGATAGTCGGAAGATGATCCGCTTCTTTCCTGGTTTGAACTGATTCGGCTTCGGGAGATTCTATCTCATCTTCAACCCCGCCCGACGATGAACCATCGGGCTATTCCTACAAAGGACGCTATAAGCGTCCTAGCCGACTTTCAGTCGGCTTTGTAAATGTAGCACGGACGTTCACGTCCGTGCGGGATTGCCATGCCGTGGTCGGCGGAGATAAAAATTCGTTTCATATCTGATGGGTTTTACTCGCTTCGAGATTCGGCGGGATAAATCCCTGCCTCAGTACGTGAAAGTCCGCTCAAAGCGGACTCGCGCATCCAGCGCGAAGCGCTTCCATGTACTGAGCGTGCGGCTTCAGCCCAGCGTTTGCCATACCGTGGTCGTCGGAGATGAAAATGCGTTTCATATTTGATGGATTTTACCCGTTTTGAGACTTAGCAAAACACACATACCGACTTGTAGATTCGCCAAGAGTGCGGGAAAAATTGTCAACTATGGCTTTTGCCCAGTAAGTTCTTCGTATTTCTTGAAATCGGCGTCAGCCTCGACAGTTTTGCCAAGCGCTTGGTAAGCTAAACCACGAGGATAGTAAGGATCTGCATTTTTGGGATCAAGTTCTATTGCTTTGTCGAAATCTTGAATAGCAAGCTCATATTCCCCAAGCAACGCATAAGCAAGTCCACGATTGAAGTAAGCATATGCATCTTGAGGATTAAGTTCTATTGCT from Candidatus Defluviilinea gracilis carries:
- a CDS encoding DUF3592 domain-containing protein — encoded protein: MSNESMLTVGILGCVFVILNVVFLAIIFFTQRKMNAVQGWSSAMGTVLASYLERRRSGDSGSVNYPVVQYSYQVGGQTYQGAKIAPGMEVGGTGAGRVIAKYP
- a CDS encoding transglycosylase domain-containing protein — translated: MPSTLPILRARRERRLAKQHASDSRKRSLFVSAGMILSLVIAALIIVTAFAYVSLTRDLPSIQTLPILLNPPNGLLLQPTRIYDRTREHILFTFAPDDSPRRYIPLSDANPQHLPQSLADAVIATSDPNFYDHAGYDLATITNYQLHTTLAQRLVSDLLLFNEPPSFRRALRERILAAQITSQFGRAQILEWYLNSAHFGRYAFGAESAAQLYFGKSATQLSTAESAILAAVSDSPSLNPHDAPQTAIERGHETIRKMSALGFLSDEATANALGESPFFQPPPPPDVQPAAAFVNLLLAQLDSQFPRARIERGGLTIISTLDFNVQQQASCVSAFYAARLAGLPDPSIQCDSLRFLSALPPSVTIPDSSASAIITDPTTGQILAVVGETFEGRETPLVGAHRSGSALDAFVYLTGFTRGLSPASLVWDIPGKTEIQNFDGAYHGPIRLRTALVNDYPAPAAQVLSQMGVENVDNIMSSFGVARNVDLSLVDAASAYGVFAEQGVHFGQSINDEFTSVTILKVEGNDDSVWLDWTTPQAKPVVTPALAYLINHSLSDESARVDHSSAFNVGRPAAVMLGQTEDALDAWTIGYSPLRVVAVWAGSRESTNLSPRISSVLWNALMQVASQNLPAEDWSLPAGVSVINVCDPSGMLPTSDCPNVVNEVFLQGNEPVQADNMYRKYAINRETGLLATVFTLPQLIEERVYLVVPSDARAWAESAGVAIPPSSYDVIQAPPTNPDVNITFPELFAEVGGVVQVNGTAAGADFASYRVLIGQGLNPQEWIQIGEGNAPVTNGLLAEWNTDGLSGLYAIQLQVVRTDQHVDSAVVQVTVR
- a CDS encoding DUF86 domain-containing protein → MSPRGWQDRIRDILSAIAEIQKFTADMDFETFKEDDKSIRAVEMNFIIIGEAANQIPEEVEEAHTSIPWSLMRAMRNRIVHVYFKVDEKVMWDTVQNDLPPLIPELEKLL
- a CDS encoding nucleotidyltransferase family protein → MKQEAVIQLLRQKNAEMERQFGVKSLLLFGSVARNDATTSSDVDLLVEFNRPVGYFGLFALQDYLEKLLGCPVDLGTPDSLKPYIRERVMGELIHVT
- a CDS encoding DUF2142 domain-containing protein, encoding MIERKNKLFDAANFFLIAGLLIGIFYCVTIPYGAGFDEERHLVRIYYMSENEYLPVFSNVSIHQEVFELSYQRRLAQSPAFDLFSRENFLRRFGASDNLRYGQGTQSIYSPVIFLPQALLGRYLWWKFDFPILPTIILLRITGLMIYVLCGYFAIRKIPFGKWVFALLALSPSAMFQASTLNGDGFTNGLSFAFIGLVLGIYLNEKQEIKSSSLWALVLLSLLLGCAKPGAIILFPLLLLLVRHPFPSKKWILLLGVVLAASAIFNVGWSVYATNVSTYGQGGEQSVPRQMSSMLSDPMGFITPLVQGMVLTFPYQVQGWIAAYGYWAGKVPSPLYLIWLIGLIAAFVAEPGRVTIPRGVRFFLIGFFVFACIVTYTVAFVGNYATGGVLALAKHGRYYIPYAPMFFLGLAGLVAANEQRRRLAEFFSLGSILLTAVFFSIGIYTTYYTYCGYDAYVGGMCALPTYKNLEKEDAPQAEIYDGVEVRQSFTNFCGRLQSVSVFIKSVPDDSDGKLLFTILDERQNIVAQKGIPFREIVPEDYLTIPADLPPDSRGGEFEIQLMVDTPNPQDMVIALLTRGDYYPGELSIDGNARDRSDLLIHYVCAGP
- the folP gene encoding dihydropteroate synthase, which encodes MKSDSLQVGNFTFKWGSKTYVMGILNITPDSFSGDGLIPPLPSGEGRGEGKSPALEQAKQFLKNGADILDIGGESTRPGSQPVTAEEELARVIPVIQDIRKNFPDALISIDTSKADVAEAGFKAGANILNDVWALRADPRLASVAAAFRVPVILMHNRSNPASVEVRERLGNAYIGSEYEDLIEDVKRELLVSVEIAKKAGVEESLIILDPGIGFGKKREHNLELINRLDEIRALGYPVLLGSSRKSFIGFTLDLPADQRVEGTAATVAVGITRGADIIRVHDVKEMTRVAKMTDAIARKRKENAE
- a CDS encoding CDP-glycerol glycerophosphotransferase family protein, with the protein product MTKRIFISADHGMAIIYFLQSDVIPTLLNAGVDVILLTDDAIVAQLASRFTLHGLTFESLRLQQANDYAKKIQPRLQWLLAYLRRVGGSRRINTEAMDSHIWEVWAENGWKFRLGIWIPSALMILLLRNFSWARKLLVKIQNRFTTNIYSDLFDKYEPDLVIASTPGWRMDRYLLRESAKRGIPNMTVIVGWDNSSSYNVSGAGVQYATCWSQLQKDELVYGSDWQPENVNIGGIPSYDGYFRKQWLMPRDEYFKLHKLDPNRKLISYASSFVHFAPNYPNIEALAKLVSSDSLAEPSQLLIRLHPSHFQDRPKIFAEERARVFDLEKKYPHVHVVQPVALGGSLGYYGGEDMDEKSSMMAYSDVVVTVYSTMLVETAVHDTPMIAATIDIPGGWNKKNKFSLSLKEIGDWPTHKRFREAKAGRVAENESQLRDALNLYLANPTVDAEERRKFVADEITFTDGMSGKRTAEYILSVLEKTNRKDR